The proteins below are encoded in one region of Bacillus vallismortis:
- a CDS encoding spore germination protein: MPAIVGPIAINSISGGVVNFGDSFYLSPKSSSKSALGSGAGNTGDFLLLNNAVNATNYIDPDVSDQDMVGNG; encoded by the coding sequence ATGCCAGCAATTGTCGGGCCTATAGCTATCAATTCCATATCGGGCGGAGTCGTTAACTTTGGTGATTCCTTTTACCTTTCTCCGAAAAGCTCTTCAAAATCTGCGCTCGGTTCAGGAGCAGGGAACACGGGAGACTTCCTTCTATTAAATAATGCCGTCAATGCGACAAATTATATAGACCCCGATGTCAGCGATCAAGATATGGTTGGAAATGGATAA